Sequence from the Camelus dromedarius isolate mCamDro1 chromosome 12, mCamDro1.pat, whole genome shotgun sequence genome:
TTACTTAACATAGTGAAAGAAGAGGGAATGAGTCAACAAAAGTAGAAGTACAGATGTTAGGGGTTGGGGATAGGAGTGTCTTTGGCTGCAATGTGCAAAAACTCAAGGCCAAAAACTATGGGAGGGGAAGGTACAATTTCCATCATCCCTCCCTTTGTACTACTCACTTAAGGGAGAGGTCAGCGTAGATAGGGGCAAATGATTGGCAGTCATTAGACCAATTGGCAAAGAACTCCACAATCCAAGTGACCCTCTTGTCCCGCTCCAGCTCTTCCTgccacacacagagaagaaacagTGAACTGGATCACACAGGCTACTGGAAAGATTCAGACCTTAGCATCTAATTCCTCATCCTGGCTTCCCCACACCTCTCTCCCCTAGATCCCAAAATGAACCACAGTTCTGAAGCACTGTTGTTCCTCCTACTGAGAAGAGAGCACAACTACAAAATCAACCCACAAGGGACCCAAGAAACAGAAGGGAGGAAGAGCACTCACATCAATGGTTTTATCATTGAAGTACTTGATGTACTCAGGGCCCATGTACAGGGGGGGTTTGCATGTCATCAGGAACACTAAACACAGAAAAAAGGTGTCAGAGGAAACATAAGGCCTTGGGAAAGGGATTTACTTTCAAACCAACTCAAAGATTTCAAGCACCAAAGAGTGCATTTTGTGGGCATACGTAGACCACTGACACACCCCCTtcctcttaaaataaaatctccatAAATTCTTACCAGTTGAGCCACACACATGATTAATCAGGTACAAGATGTGGAAGAAGGGTATGGGGAATGTGGTTTGGGGTTAGAATTCGGTTCCCACAAAAAAGTCTTACAGTCTCCTTACCTATGCAGAGTGTGATGTAAAGCAGGCCCATGCGAATATCCAGGCGGAAGAAAAGAATTGCATTGGCCACTTTACTAAACATGAAGATGTTGCCTATATGTTGCTCCACAGTGACTGAAACACAAAGATGTCACAGGTCAGGCTGGGCTGCAAGGTCCTGTGTCCTATTATTTGCCCCTCTTCCTGGAGTACTTTGAAATGGAAGGGGGGAAGGGgctaaaagtccaagatcaaattCAGCCTTGGCATGAAATGAGGGACAAGTTCATAAACAATACCCCTCTCATAACATGAACGAAAGCACCTTGGAGGTCATTAGGCCTAACCCTGAGAGACTGAGAAGCAGGCTACACTTACTGGACCTGCGGTTCTTCATCATCACAATGGCACTGAGAAACATCAGGATCTCCACTTCTCTCTGGAACAGAAAGTGACAGGAATGCCATCAACAGAAATGACTTGTGTGAGCAAAGGACCCAGGCTGGTAATAAAAGCCAGCAGAGATCCAAATGGGGAACAGTAACAACAGAGAAATAAGTGGAGTCAGCTAAGGTGTCGTGGGGAAAACAGCAGTCAGAGAGCTTCAGGTTCTACTCCTGCACAGGCTGGATGGTGCCTTTCAGCAAAGCACTTAACCTCTGAGCTTTGATTTCCTTGACTGAACAATATCTATTTCAAAAtgctgttgtggggattaaacaAGACAATGGGTATGACAAAGCTGTATAAAGTATATGGTGTAAAACTGTAAGATATTACAAGCAACTCGGTATGACCTtggtaaaataaaacttttccagGGAAACTTTCTTAGTAATACTCCATTAATACAAcatatttcatttgtttggttttaagTTAAATCATTCTTCTCTACCTAATATTCATAGTGTTAATCCATGCACCTTTAATATAATTTGAGAGGTGAAGGAGCCCTTTCAAAGCTCTCACAGGTCCTTTTCAGTACCCTTGGCTTATAGTTCTTTCTCAtcttctagaatgtaagctccatgtgAACAAGTGAGACACAAAATAAAcatgacaaagaaaacaaacaagataatTTCAAAGAGTAAAGA
This genomic interval carries:
- the TMX2 gene encoding thioredoxin-related transmembrane protein 2 isoform X2, with amino-acid sequence MAVLAPLIALVYSVPRLSRWLARPYYLLSALLSVAFLLVRKLPPVCDSLPTQREDGNPCDFDWREVEILMFLSAIVMMKNRRSITVEQHIGNIFMFSKVANAILFFRLDIRMGLLYITLCIVFLMTCKPPLYMGPEYIKYFNDKTIDEELERDKRVTWIVEFFANWSNDCQSFAPIYADLSLKYNCAGLNFGKVDVGRYTDVQSKHVTPHQAAPYPDPVPRWQGGHAAATD